From a single Maylandia zebra isolate NMK-2024a linkage group LG3, Mzebra_GT3a, whole genome shotgun sequence genomic region:
- the LOC143416689 gene encoding uncharacterized protein LOC143416689 yields MDKDELELIMALRAMAFLEAMEMQAEILKRLAAACRPESPRSSAERKRLINLATENCKDETVLQWLRENSESGTFRKLSDIFDFLKSKIDEEEKKNHDDTVDIIFVAHGSITDSMIPAKCLLPLPTITDLVLYSPWNCATTPEVTYGIATGKMRPEHRIFYRDLPLPFFFHSVTVVYKQQPPNLPNYWNSLKKVGGHMIPNISVSPLQPHDGVWERFKSLSTKYGPPGRNHIVIPFIVPGESESVPFSVVCLALSLVLLSSRFKATVHLDACLSDKSTGRESDRKYLQEQYCCTEDNTGMTCSPDAFDVNWEMLKRLINLATENCKDETVLQWLRENSESGTFRKLSDIFDFLKSKIDEEEKKNHDDTVDIIFVSHGSTTDSMIPAKCLLPLPTITDLVLYSPWNCGTTPDVTYGIATGKMRPQHRVFYRRKEKGDKIPLDKYQPLNLPNYWNSLKKAGGRMIPNIIVSPLKEDDGMWERFNSLSTKYGPPGRNRIVIPFIVPGERESVPFSVVCLALSLVLLSSRFKATVHLDTCLSDQSTGQKSDRKYLQEQYCCTEDNTVMTCSPDAFNVNWLDRFKSLFS; encoded by the exons ATGGACAAAGACGAACTCGAACTCATCATGGCTCTGAGAGCCATGGCTTTTTTAGAGGCGATGGAAATGCAAGCAGAAATTCT GAAAAGGCTGGCTGCTGCATGTCGCCCTGAAAGTCCCAGGAGCTCTGCTGAAAGGAAAAGATTAATAAACCTTGCAACAGAAAACTGCAAAGATGAAACTGTCCTGCAGTGGCTGAGAGAAAATTCAGAGTCTGGCACCTTCAGAAAACTCTCAGACATCTTTGATTTCCTGAAAAGTAAAATTGAtgaggaagaaaagaagaacCATGATGACACTGTTGACATAATCTTTGTGGCACATGGATCAATCACAGACTCCATGATCCCAGCCAAGTGTTTGCTGCCTCTGCCCACCATCACTGACCTGGTCCTGTACTCTCCCTGGAACTGTGCCACCACACCTGAAGTGACCTATGGCATTGCAACAGGAAAAATGAGGCCAGAGCACAGGATTTTTTACCGTGATCTTCCACTGCCGTTTTTTTTCCATAGTGTAACTGTTGTTTACAAACAGCAACCCCCGAACCTGCCAAACTACTGGAACTCACTGAAGAAAGTTGGAGGACACATGATCCCAAATATCAGTGTTAGCCCTCTGCAGCCACATGACGGTGTGTGGGAAAGATTTAAGTCTCTCTCAACAAAATATGGTCCACCAGGAAGAAACCACATCGTCATCCCGTTCATCGTCCCAGGAGAGAGTGAAAGTGTCCCGTTCTCTGTCGTCTGCTTGGCTCTGTCCCTTGTGCTCCTCTCTTCCAGGTTTAAAGCCACCGTGCACCTTGATGCCTGTCTGAGTGATAAGTCTACAGGACGGGAATCTGACAGGAAGTATCTGCAGGAGCAGTACTGCTGCACTGAAGACAACACTGGGATGACATGTTCACCAGATGCATTCGATGTGAACTG gGAAATGCTGAAAAGATTAATAAACCTTGCAACAGAAAACTGCAAAGATGAAACTGTCCTGCAGTGGCTGAGAGAAAATTCAGAGTCTGGCACCTTCAGAAAACTCTCAGACATCTTTGATTTCCTGAAAAGTAAAATTGAtgaggaagaaaagaagaacCATGATGACACTGTTGACATAATCTTTGTGTCACATGGATCAACCACAGACTCCATGATCCCAGCCAAGTGTTTGCTGCCTCTGCCCACCATCACCGACCTGGTCCTGTACTCTCCCTGGAACTGTGGCACCACACCTGATGTAACCTATGGCATTGCAACAGGGAAAATGAGGCCACAGCACAGAGTTTTTTACCgtagaaaagaaaaaggcgACAAGATTCCTCTTGACAAATATCAACCCCTGAACCTGCCAAACTACTGGAACTCACTGAAGAAAGCTGGAGGACGCATGATCCCAAATATCATTGTGAGCCCTCTGAAGGAAGATGATGGTATGTGGGAAAGATTTAATTCTCTCTCAACAAAATATGGCCCACCAGGAAGAAACCGCATCGTCATCCCGTTCATCGTcccaggagagagagaaagtgtccCGTTCTCTGTCGTCTGCTTGGCTCTGTCCCTGGTGCTCCTCTCTTCCAGGTTTAAAGCCACCGTTCACCTTGATACCTGTCTGAGTGATCAGTCTACAGGACAGAAATCTGACAGGAAGTATCTGCAGGAGCAGTACTGCTGCACTGAAGACAACACTGTGATGACATGTTCACCAGATGCATTCAATGTGAACTGGTTGGATCGTTTTAAGAGTCTGTTTAGTTAG